From a single Gimesia fumaroli genomic region:
- a CDS encoding efflux RND transporter permease subunit, with the protein MKFPHFFIERPIFASVLSFMVVLVGLLAYFMLPVSQYPNVAPPTIVVRASYPGATPQVIADTVATPIEQEMNGVDNMLYMESSSSSDGTMQLTVTFKLGTDLDDAQVLVQNRVAVAEARLPEAVRQIGVTTRKQIPDMLMVVHLNSPDNSRDQLYISNFAFLRIRDSLMRLDGVGDIRVAGGNEYSMRIWLDIEKMTHVGLTVGDVVQEVRQQNVQVAAGVIGQPPIDSSGAFQLNVTTQGRLEEVEEFGQIVVKRGEDGRVTRLSDVARIELGAQDYSRISYLDGKPAVAILIYQRPGTNAVDAAAEVKQTMARLNKDFPDGVGYEIAYNPTDYVEESIAEVFSTLYITTGLVVLTVFLFLHGWRPTIIPVIAIPISLIGTFAAMQLFGVTLNTLSLFGLVLAIGIVVDDAIVVVENVERLIGEGLSPREATHKAMDEVGSALIATTLVLIAVFVPTMFVPSLSGRFYQQFALTIAISTAFSTFVSLTLSPALCALLLKPKDAERNAMGKVVDKLFGWFFRLFNRFFDFTGNIYAGMISRIIRVSGVSLVLYGGLLVATWFSFGMVPSGFIPAQDQGYIIVSIRLPDGASLARTDVITQRVAAIGSKIDGVAHSVGIAGLSGSTFTISPNAAVTFLPLEDAKVRATRGRGVNEIVADLRREVASINEAQIFIIPPPPVRGIGRGGGYKMYVQDQGGAGVAALNQVTQRMVGQANQQPGLVQVFSNFRTSVPQIYAKVDRTKAQMLDIPINNVFEALEVYLGSVYVNDFNFLGRTYRVTAQAEPEFRDEPDDILRLRTRSARGTSVPLGSVVQLERTSGPDRLVRFNLFPAADLNGDTVPGFSTGQSLNTMEALADENLPPGFGYAWTEIAFQERQAGNTIIFLFPLAVLFVFLTLSAQYESWLLPLAIILIVPLCLLFAIVGIWFRGMDNNILTQIGFIVLVGLACKNAILIVEFAKAEEDAGKDRFQAAIDACRLRLRPILMTAFSFILGVIPLLIATGAGFEMRRVLGTAVFSGMLGVTLFGLFLTPVFYVVLRRFAKKPAAKVSDEAASTQKDPGLVTAVTSTTKAPVNQKPDDK; encoded by the coding sequence ATGAAGTTCCCGCATTTCTTCATCGAGCGTCCGATCTTTGCGTCCGTGCTTTCATTCATGGTCGTCTTAGTCGGGCTACTCGCTTACTTTATGCTGCCGGTATCTCAATATCCGAATGTCGCACCACCAACGATTGTCGTTCGAGCCAGTTATCCCGGAGCAACGCCGCAGGTCATCGCAGACACGGTCGCTACTCCCATCGAACAGGAAATGAACGGCGTTGACAATATGCTCTACATGGAATCGTCATCCAGTAGCGACGGTACCATGCAGTTAACTGTAACCTTCAAACTAGGCACCGACCTGGATGATGCACAGGTGCTGGTTCAGAACCGTGTTGCGGTAGCCGAAGCGCGCCTGCCGGAAGCAGTTCGTCAGATTGGTGTGACCACCCGCAAACAGATTCCCGACATGCTGATGGTGGTGCATCTGAATTCGCCGGACAACAGCCGAGATCAGCTTTATATCAGTAACTTCGCCTTTCTCCGAATTCGTGATTCGCTCATGCGACTGGATGGAGTTGGTGACATTCGTGTCGCCGGCGGTAACGAATACTCGATGCGGATCTGGCTGGATATCGAGAAAATGACCCACGTCGGCCTGACGGTAGGCGACGTGGTACAAGAAGTTCGCCAGCAGAATGTCCAGGTCGCAGCCGGGGTCATCGGCCAGCCCCCTATAGATTCCAGTGGTGCATTTCAGCTAAATGTCACGACACAGGGACGGTTAGAGGAAGTCGAAGAATTCGGTCAAATCGTCGTCAAACGAGGCGAGGATGGCCGCGTCACACGATTGAGTGATGTCGCACGGATCGAACTCGGTGCTCAGGACTATTCACGAATCAGCTACCTGGATGGAAAGCCTGCCGTTGCGATTCTCATATATCAAAGACCGGGGACGAACGCCGTTGATGCTGCCGCGGAAGTGAAACAGACGATGGCCCGGTTGAACAAAGACTTTCCCGATGGTGTGGGCTACGAGATTGCTTATAACCCGACCGATTATGTAGAAGAATCCATCGCCGAGGTCTTCAGTACGCTTTACATTACAACAGGGCTCGTGGTTTTGACCGTGTTTCTGTTCCTGCATGGATGGCGCCCCACAATCATCCCCGTGATTGCAATTCCCATTTCGCTGATCGGTACGTTCGCCGCCATGCAGCTCTTTGGGGTCACACTCAACACGCTCTCACTGTTCGGACTCGTACTCGCGATCGGTATCGTTGTCGATGATGCGATCGTGGTGGTCGAAAATGTGGAGCGTTTGATCGGTGAAGGACTTTCTCCACGCGAGGCAACACACAAAGCGATGGACGAAGTCGGCTCTGCCCTCATTGCAACGACCCTCGTATTAATCGCGGTTTTTGTGCCGACCATGTTTGTCCCAAGCCTCAGCGGCCGGTTCTATCAGCAGTTTGCCCTCACGATCGCGATTTCGACTGCATTCTCAACCTTTGTCTCACTGACTCTCAGCCCTGCACTCTGCGCACTGTTGCTCAAACCGAAAGACGCGGAACGAAACGCCATGGGCAAGGTAGTCGATAAATTGTTCGGCTGGTTTTTCCGACTTTTCAATCGCTTTTTTGATTTCACCGGCAACATCTATGCCGGCATGATTTCTCGCATCATACGAGTGTCCGGCGTTTCACTCGTACTTTACGGCGGACTACTGGTGGCAACCTGGTTCAGCTTCGGAATGGTTCCCTCAGGATTCATCCCCGCGCAGGATCAGGGATATATTATCGTCAGTATTCGGCTGCCTGACGGTGCCTCTCTCGCACGAACCGATGTCATCACCCAACGCGTCGCTGCCATTGGCAGTAAGATTGACGGCGTCGCACATTCGGTCGGAATTGCAGGACTGTCCGGGTCCACTTTTACCATCAGCCCAAACGCCGCTGTGACCTTCCTTCCACTGGAAGATGCGAAAGTACGCGCCACACGGGGCCGCGGTGTCAATGAGATCGTTGCTGACTTACGTCGCGAAGTCGCTTCGATCAATGAAGCACAGATTTTTATTATTCCTCCTCCACCGGTGCGTGGCATCGGACGTGGCGGTGGATACAAAATGTATGTGCAGGATCAAGGGGGAGCCGGCGTTGCTGCGCTGAACCAGGTGACCCAACGCATGGTGGGACAAGCCAATCAGCAACCCGGACTGGTTCAGGTTTTCTCAAACTTCCGTACGAGCGTGCCTCAAATTTATGCTAAAGTGGACCGTACCAAAGCCCAGATGCTCGACATCCCCATTAATAATGTGTTTGAAGCTCTCGAGGTCTATCTCGGGTCGGTCTATGTCAATGACTTCAACTTCCTCGGACGAACCTACCGCGTTACAGCCCAGGCAGAACCGGAATTCCGTGACGAGCCAGACGATATCCTGCGCTTGCGAACGCGCAGCGCTCGCGGAACGAGTGTGCCCCTCGGCTCAGTGGTTCAACTGGAACGGACATCCGGTCCGGATCGACTGGTCCGTTTCAATCTGTTTCCTGCTGCTGATCTTAATGGTGACACAGTTCCAGGTTTCAGTACCGGTCAGTCATTAAACACCATGGAAGCGCTAGCTGATGAGAATCTTCCGCCAGGCTTTGGTTACGCCTGGACCGAAATTGCCTTCCAGGAACGCCAGGCAGGCAACACCATTATATTTCTCTTTCCACTGGCCGTGTTATTTGTTTTTCTCACACTGTCTGCACAATACGAAAGCTGGCTGCTGCCACTGGCGATTATTTTAATTGTTCCTCTCTGCCTGCTGTTTGCGATCGTCGGAATCTGGTTTCGCGGCATGGACAATAATATCTTGACCCAGATCGGTTTCATCGTACTCGTGGGACTGGCCTGTAAAAATGCGATTCTCATTGTGGAATTTGCGAAAGCCGAAGAAGACGCCGGCAAAGACCGTTTCCAAGCGGCCATCGATGCCTGCCGTTTGAGATTACGGCCTATTCTAATGACGGCATTCTCATTCATTCTGGGAGTCATTCCCCTGCTGATCGCCACCGGTGCTGGCTTCGAAATGAGGCGTGTTCTCGGAACCGCAGTCTTCAGCGGAATGCTGGGTGTGACTCTATTTGGCTTATTCCTGACTCCGGTTTTCTACGTCGTACTGCGACGCTTCGCCAAAAAACCAGCCGCGAAAGTGTCAGATGAAGCAGCATCTACTCAGAAAGATCCAGGCTTAGTCACAGCCGTCACGAGCACCACGAAGGCCCCAGTAAACCAGAAACCCGATGATAAGTAA